The following proteins come from a genomic window of Solwaraspora sp. WMMA2065:
- a CDS encoding DUF397 domain-containing protein, whose translation MVDLASATWRKSSRSGNVGNCVEVATNLPDVIAVRDSKDTTGPVLTFAPAQWATFTTHLPTPDAR comes from the coding sequence GTGGTCGACCTGGCCAGCGCCACGTGGCGCAAGAGTAGTCGTAGCGGCAACGTGGGCAACTGTGTCGAAGTAGCGACGAACCTGCCCGACGTCATCGCCGTACGGGACAGCAAGGACACGACCGGCCCGGTCCTGACCTTCGCCCCCGCCCAGTGGGCCACCTTCACCACCCACCTGCCCACGCCTGACGCCCGCTGA
- a CDS encoding helix-turn-helix transcriptional regulator, with amino-acid sequence MKGASDLSGSIGTTLLRRHIGRWLTVLREAAGISQDAAAQALQRGSSTIWRIEAGDSRIRFRDVDVDAMCTLYRVSPETRHRLLTMTRETRDAPRRAWWHDYTESALPAWFGLYVSLEDSAAMIRQYEQEAVPGLLQTRAYAEAITRMPEGVISDEEIERRVSVRLERQALLSAPRPPHLRVILNEAVLRRPVGGVDVMVEQLQHMLDVTARFSVSVRVLPYSTGAHSGMNSAFSILTFPNAPLSRDPVEPPIAYVDTLTGALYLNKPDEIHAYETVWADLDRRALDEASSREMIKEALEAFSSGRPGQRHVAQE; translated from the coding sequence ATGAAGGGGGCGAGCGATTTGTCCGGCTCCATCGGCACAACCCTGCTCCGCCGACACATCGGCCGCTGGCTCACCGTGTTGCGGGAGGCTGCCGGCATCAGCCAGGACGCCGCAGCTCAAGCACTGCAACGCGGCTCCTCCACCATCTGGCGCATCGAGGCCGGCGACTCGCGGATCCGCTTCCGCGACGTCGACGTCGACGCCATGTGCACCCTCTACCGGGTCTCCCCGGAGACCCGCCACCGCCTGCTCACCATGACCAGGGAGACCCGCGACGCCCCGAGGCGTGCCTGGTGGCACGACTACACCGAATCGGCCCTACCCGCCTGGTTCGGCCTCTACGTCTCCCTCGAAGACAGCGCCGCCATGATCCGGCAGTACGAGCAGGAAGCCGTTCCCGGGCTTCTGCAAACGCGTGCCTACGCGGAGGCGATCACGCGCATGCCGGAGGGCGTTATCAGTGACGAGGAAATCGAGCGTCGAGTGAGCGTCCGACTCGAACGGCAGGCACTCCTATCAGCACCACGTCCACCGCATCTCCGTGTGATCCTCAACGAGGCGGTCCTGCGCCGGCCAGTCGGTGGTGTTGACGTGATGGTCGAGCAGTTGCAGCACATGCTCGACGTCACGGCGCGCTTCTCGGTATCGGTGCGTGTTCTGCCCTACTCGACCGGTGCGCACAGCGGGATGAACTCCGCCTTCAGCATCCTGACCTTTCCCAACGCACCACTGAGCCGAGATCCTGTCGAGCCGCCCATCGCGTACGTCGACACCCTGACCGGCGCGCTCTATCTGAACAAGCCCGACGAGATTCACGCCTACGAGACGGTCTGGGCGGATCTCGACCGGCGAGCCCTTGACGAAGCCTCGTCGAGGGAGATGATCAAGGAAGCATTGGAGGCATTTTCCAGTGGTCGACCTGGCCAGCGCCACGTGGCGCAAGAGTAG
- a CDS encoding AbfB domain-containing protein: MSDEDTQQDPPRVGRWLASPEGQPTSGGELPRRAGSAPRWPRPPADSPLTLATARLGQVSWSASSTIDGEVTDGTSAADRPAADRPAADRPAPGGRASGGRAPGTHALPAAPVSHADRSTGPPRRTAIGAVAVLTAAVIAATVATNRGAQQEPIRGEFVAGAPSASTSAAPPAEEPSGEPISEPSEEPTDRAEQVRPVGDGVHTATPDTDAPGGGPTPAAPATNPQPDPKPTAPAHLTLTVGGTYGLEPVNLPGRRVRHFEFEGRVDVVDQRGKADAAFVVRRGLAKSSCISLESVNFPGYYLRHQNFRFYLHRIDGSALFRADATFCPVAGLTGQHTSLRSYNYPDRYLHHDGRYLKLSEIGRGANASYATFIVRTPL; this comes from the coding sequence ATGTCCGACGAGGACACCCAGCAGGATCCGCCGCGCGTCGGGCGCTGGCTCGCGTCGCCCGAGGGCCAGCCGACGTCCGGCGGCGAGCTGCCCCGCCGGGCCGGCTCCGCCCCGCGTTGGCCACGGCCACCGGCGGACAGTCCACTCACTCTGGCCACCGCCCGGCTCGGCCAGGTCAGCTGGTCGGCGTCCTCGACGATCGACGGCGAAGTCACCGACGGCACATCGGCCGCCGACCGCCCTGCCGCCGACCGCCCTGCCGCCGACCGCCCTGCCCCGGGCGGCAGGGCATCGGGCGGCAGGGCGCCCGGCACCCACGCCCTACCCGCCGCGCCGGTCAGCCACGCCGACCGCTCGACGGGACCGCCGCGGCGTACCGCCATCGGCGCCGTCGCGGTCCTCACCGCCGCTGTCATCGCCGCGACCGTGGCCACCAACCGGGGTGCCCAGCAGGAGCCGATCCGGGGCGAGTTCGTCGCCGGAGCCCCGAGCGCCAGCACATCCGCCGCACCGCCGGCCGAAGAGCCGAGCGGCGAGCCGATCAGTGAGCCGAGCGAAGAGCCGACCGACCGGGCTGAGCAGGTTCGCCCGGTCGGCGACGGCGTACACACGGCCACGCCCGACACCGACGCACCCGGCGGCGGGCCGACCCCGGCCGCACCGGCCACCAACCCCCAGCCGGACCCGAAACCGACCGCCCCCGCGCACCTCACCCTGACCGTCGGCGGGACGTACGGGCTGGAGCCGGTCAACCTGCCCGGCCGCCGGGTGCGGCACTTCGAGTTCGAAGGCCGCGTCGACGTCGTCGACCAGCGCGGCAAGGCCGACGCCGCGTTCGTGGTCCGTCGCGGCCTGGCCAAGTCGAGCTGCATCTCCCTGGAGTCGGTCAACTTTCCCGGCTACTACCTGCGCCACCAGAACTTCCGCTTCTACCTGCACCGGATCGACGGCAGCGCCCTGTTCCGGGCCGACGCCACCTTCTGCCCGGTCGCCGGACTGACCGGACAGCACACCTCACTGCGCTCCTACAACTACCCGGACCGCTACCTGCACCACGACGGCAGATACCTGAAACTCTCCGAGATCGGCAGAGGCGCCAACGCGTCCTACGCCACCTTCATCGTCCGTACCCCGTTGTAG
- a CDS encoding copper resistance CopC family protein yields the protein MRRLLSHATALACAGVAAVTFAAPAWAHTELVSAAPGPGDEVAPGVATIALTFGPLSGTGERRITVTGPDDTAVAVGEAVVVNAKTLCAAVDPLTTGVHALDYQATSADGHAISGKFYFEVVAGGTDSADPAECARAVLPAPGAAAAEPAGSGQADRGVGQLQAVLIGVAAGGSGLLVMLLAGWLLRRRAERRPAG from the coding sequence ATGCGCCGACTTCTGAGCCACGCCACGGCCCTGGCCTGCGCGGGGGTGGCGGCGGTCACGTTCGCCGCTCCCGCGTGGGCGCACACCGAGCTGGTCTCCGCCGCCCCCGGGCCGGGCGACGAGGTCGCCCCCGGTGTGGCGACCATCGCGTTGACGTTCGGCCCGCTGTCCGGCACCGGCGAACGGCGGATCACCGTCACCGGCCCCGACGACACCGCTGTCGCGGTGGGGGAGGCGGTCGTGGTCAACGCGAAGACCCTGTGCGCCGCCGTCGACCCGCTGACCACCGGCGTACACGCGCTCGACTACCAGGCGACGTCGGCCGACGGGCACGCGATCAGCGGCAAGTTCTACTTCGAGGTCGTCGCCGGCGGCACCGACAGCGCCGACCCGGCCGAGTGTGCCCGAGCGGTGCTGCCCGCACCGGGTGCTGCGGCGGCCGAGCCGGCCGGCTCCGGGCAGGCTGACCGAGGCGTCGGGCAGCTGCAGGCCGTGCTGATCGGGGTCGCGGCAGGCGGCAGCGGACTGCTCGTCATGCTGCTCGCCGGCTGGCTGCTCCGCCGCCGGGCCGAGCGACGCCCGGCAGGCTGA
- a CDS encoding mechanosensitive ion channel family protein — translation MSDVSDALVSAAIVIGSAAAAALAVTVVYRILRFAGRRSTLLTDISRRAFWPTAIIAALLAARFTIPIATTNGWHEPVQHAILLATIATGGWLVATLLGLAADTALRRFPIDVNDNLAARRAHTQITVIRRVAFAVVGVLTVGAMLITFPGARAAGASVLASAGLVGVVAALAAQSTLGNIFAGLQLAFGDALRLDDVVVVEGEWGRIEEMTLGYVVVKIWDERRLILPSNYFTTTPFQNWTRTASSVLGTAEIDVDWSLPVESMRQELRRIVESEAAAPLWDGRVCGLQVTGATDGNIRTRALVSAANSSALWDLRCLVREQLVAWVQEQHPQSRPRVRAEVGGHDGGTSHPAAPLQRVNLSDPAAVETTPGVGDQNSSADHR, via the coding sequence ATGTCGGACGTGTCCGACGCCCTGGTCAGCGCCGCGATCGTGATCGGATCGGCGGCTGCGGCGGCCCTCGCCGTCACCGTCGTCTACCGCATCCTCCGCTTCGCGGGCCGCCGCTCCACGCTGCTCACCGACATCTCCCGGCGCGCCTTCTGGCCGACGGCGATCATCGCCGCGCTGCTCGCCGCCCGCTTCACCATCCCGATCGCCACCACCAACGGCTGGCACGAGCCGGTGCAGCACGCGATCCTGCTGGCGACCATCGCCACCGGCGGCTGGCTGGTTGCCACCCTGCTCGGCCTGGCCGCCGACACCGCGCTGCGCCGATTCCCGATCGACGTCAACGACAACCTCGCCGCCCGCCGCGCGCACACCCAGATCACCGTGATCCGCCGGGTCGCCTTCGCCGTCGTCGGCGTGCTCACCGTCGGCGCGATGCTGATCACCTTCCCCGGGGCCCGAGCCGCCGGCGCCAGCGTGCTGGCCTCCGCCGGTCTGGTCGGTGTGGTTGCCGCGCTCGCCGCGCAGAGCACCCTCGGCAACATCTTCGCCGGTCTGCAGCTCGCCTTCGGCGACGCGCTGCGCCTCGACGACGTGGTCGTCGTCGAGGGCGAGTGGGGCCGCATCGAGGAGATGACTCTCGGCTACGTGGTGGTGAAGATCTGGGACGAGCGCCGGCTGATCCTGCCGTCGAACTACTTCACCACCACGCCGTTCCAGAACTGGACCCGGACCGCGTCGTCGGTGCTCGGCACCGCCGAGATCGACGTCGACTGGAGCCTGCCGGTCGAGTCGATGCGTCAGGAACTGCGCCGCATCGTCGAGTCGGAGGCAGCCGCGCCGCTGTGGGACGGCCGGGTCTGCGGGCTGCAGGTGACCGGGGCCACCGACGGCAACATCCGGACCCGCGCGCTCGTGTCGGCGGCGAACTCGTCCGCCTTGTGGGACCTGCGGTGCCTGGTCAGAGAGCAACTGGTGGCCTGGGTGCAGGAACAGCATCCGCAGTCGCGGCCCCGAGTCCGCGCCGAGGTCGGCGGCCACGACGGTGGTACGTCGCACCCGGCGGCCCCGCTGCAGCGGGTCAACCTGTCCGACCCCGCTGCGGTCGAGACCACCCCCGGCGTCGGTGACCAGAACTCGTCCGCCGACCACCGTTAG
- a CDS encoding potassium channel family protein, with protein sequence MMWLWAVPGGALIAVVVVDVWLTILHPDAEGPLAGAVRRSVWRLSSFAANRRRRPERTLLVWAGPVLVTGTFLAWIVPLVFGVALVVWPHLDGYHRVAGYGPAGFDDALYFSAGTLTVLGYGDLTPDTSAQKLLAVCVAALGFALFAALATYLIELITGLTVRNRFALAVHDQVRGSDGVGLIVRSLTAEGVDAARQRCADWAADLRAIDDTVRRYPLVALTYRPRRPDYDLEPALEHVVEATVAALLTARCATWRGLGPRAEELAYALLRAQDTIARRYLNDTVLDVDDDADQMLRRLQSRLAAELGDRYDQKTSRDGLVGVVLARSVPFLAGLRGWSAPLVTLRDVDRSSAGTGQCD encoded by the coding sequence ATGATGTGGCTGTGGGCGGTACCGGGTGGCGCGTTGATCGCCGTGGTGGTGGTCGACGTCTGGTTGACGATCCTGCACCCGGACGCGGAGGGCCCGCTCGCCGGCGCGGTCCGGCGGTCGGTGTGGCGGCTGTCGTCGTTCGCCGCGAACCGGCGTCGCCGACCCGAGCGTACGTTGCTGGTCTGGGCCGGGCCGGTGCTGGTGACCGGCACCTTCCTGGCCTGGATCGTGCCGCTGGTGTTCGGGGTCGCGTTGGTGGTGTGGCCGCACCTGGACGGCTACCACCGGGTCGCCGGTTACGGCCCGGCCGGTTTCGACGACGCTCTGTACTTTTCCGCCGGCACCCTCACGGTGCTCGGCTACGGCGACCTCACCCCGGACACCTCGGCGCAGAAGCTGCTCGCGGTGTGCGTCGCGGCGCTCGGCTTCGCGTTGTTCGCCGCGCTGGCGACGTACCTGATCGAACTGATCACCGGGTTGACGGTGCGGAACCGGTTCGCGCTCGCCGTGCACGACCAGGTCCGCGGCAGCGACGGCGTCGGGCTGATCGTGCGCAGCCTGACCGCCGAAGGGGTCGACGCCGCCCGGCAGCGCTGCGCGGACTGGGCGGCCGACCTGCGCGCGATCGACGACACCGTCCGGCGGTACCCGTTGGTGGCGCTCACCTACCGGCCGCGGCGGCCGGACTACGACCTCGAACCGGCTCTGGAACATGTCGTCGAGGCGACCGTCGCCGCGCTGCTCACCGCCCGCTGCGCCACCTGGCGTGGTCTCGGACCACGGGCCGAAGAGCTGGCGTACGCGTTGCTGCGCGCCCAGGACACAATTGCCCGCCGCTACCTGAACGACACGGTCCTGGACGTCGACGACGACGCCGACCAGATGCTGCGGCGCCTGCAGTCGCGGCTCGCCGCCGAGCTGGGTGACCGGTACGACCAGAAGACGAGCCGGGACGGGCTGGTCGGGGTGGTGTTGGCCCGGTCCGTACCGTTCCTGGCCGGTCTGCGGGGCTGGTCCGCCCCGTTGGTGACGCTGCGCGACGTCGACCGGTCCTCGGCCGGCACCGGTCAATGTGATTAG
- a CDS encoding antibiotic biosynthesis monooxygenase, giving the protein MAVVKINAIEVPDGAGDELERRFAARQGAVENAPGFLAFELLRPVAGEGRYFVYTRWESEEAYQAWAAGPARQAHAAGDGERPRPPVATGASLLEFEVVQSTTR; this is encoded by the coding sequence ATGGCAGTGGTGAAGATCAACGCGATCGAGGTCCCCGACGGCGCCGGCGACGAGCTGGAGCGGCGGTTCGCCGCTCGCCAGGGGGCGGTGGAGAACGCGCCCGGGTTCCTGGCGTTCGAGCTGCTGCGCCCGGTCGCGGGGGAGGGCCGCTACTTCGTCTACACCCGCTGGGAGAGTGAGGAGGCCTACCAGGCGTGGGCGGCCGGCCCGGCCCGGCAGGCCCACGCCGCCGGGGACGGCGAACGGCCCCGCCCGCCGGTGGCGACCGGCGCCAGCCTGCTCGAGTTCGAGGTCGTGCAGTCGACAACCCGGTAA
- a CDS encoding phosphoketolase family protein, translating into MLAAPDDAELAQLDAWWRAANYLTVGQIYLRGNPLLREPLAPEHIKPRLLGHWGTSPGLSLIYAHVSRLIRHTGQQAIYLTGPGHGGPALVAAGYLEGTYTEIYPDVTRDEAGMLRLFRQFSSPGGIPSHVSVTTPGSIHEGGELGYVLVHAFGAVMDNPDLLAIAVVGDGEAETGPLEGSWKGVSFINPAHDGAVLPILHLNGAKIAGPTVLGRKDRGEVRSLLEGHGYEVIEVEGDDLPGMHVRFAAALADAWGRIRRIQEAARCGDWDGSRPRWPMIILRSPKGWTGPEQVDGVTVTGTWRSHQVPLSGVRDNADHLAILETWLRSYRPEELFGADGAPTATVTGVNPDGDLRMSASPHANGGLLTRDLDMPDFREYAVDVPQPARLRAESTRKLGELMRDIYTRNPDRFRLFCPDETNSNRLGAVFEVSDRGFMEEVYPTDTAISRDGRVMEVLSEHNCHGWLEGYNLTGRHGMFATYEAFAMVSASQTVQHGKWLQEAAHLPWRAKVPSLNILLTSTAWRNDHNGFSHQGPGLIQVVLNQRGTVSRVYLPPDANCLLSVADHCLRSRSYVNLIVIDKQPQLQWLTIDEAVEHCAKGADIWEWAGTDDGSSEPDIVLACAGDVVTMETVAAAQILRERLPGMKVRVVNVVNLMRLPRPKDHPHGMSETMFTELFTDSVDVVFAFHGYPGAIHQLVHGRPDADRFRVRGFIEEGTTTTPFDMTVRNRASRYHLVMDAINNARRLPRGAADLKVWCEQQLARHEAYVVEHLEDMPEVRDWSLGDWANQG; encoded by the coding sequence GTGCTCGCCGCGCCCGACGACGCCGAGCTGGCGCAGTTGGACGCCTGGTGGCGGGCCGCCAACTACCTGACCGTCGGGCAGATCTACCTGCGGGGCAACCCGCTGCTGCGCGAGCCACTCGCCCCGGAGCACATCAAGCCGCGGCTGCTCGGCCACTGGGGGACCAGCCCCGGCCTTTCGTTGATCTACGCCCACGTGTCCCGGTTGATCCGGCACACCGGCCAGCAGGCGATCTACCTCACCGGCCCCGGCCACGGCGGCCCGGCGCTGGTGGCCGCCGGCTACCTGGAGGGCACATACACCGAGATCTACCCGGACGTCACCCGCGACGAGGCCGGCATGCTGCGGCTGTTCCGGCAGTTTTCCAGCCCCGGCGGCATCCCCAGCCACGTCTCGGTCACCACCCCCGGCTCCATCCATGAGGGCGGCGAGCTGGGCTATGTCCTGGTGCACGCCTTCGGCGCGGTGATGGACAACCCGGACCTGCTGGCCATCGCCGTGGTCGGTGACGGCGAGGCGGAGACCGGTCCGCTGGAGGGCTCCTGGAAGGGTGTCTCGTTCATCAACCCGGCCCACGATGGCGCCGTATTGCCGATCCTGCATCTCAACGGCGCTAAAATCGCCGGGCCGACGGTGCTGGGGCGCAAGGACCGCGGCGAGGTCCGTTCGCTGCTGGAAGGCCACGGGTACGAGGTCATCGAGGTCGAGGGCGACGACCTGCCCGGCATGCACGTGCGGTTCGCCGCCGCCCTCGCCGACGCCTGGGGCAGGATCCGCCGGATTCAGGAGGCCGCGCGCTGCGGCGACTGGGACGGCTCCCGCCCCCGCTGGCCGATGATCATCCTGCGGTCGCCGAAGGGCTGGACCGGCCCGGAGCAGGTTGACGGCGTCACCGTCACCGGCACCTGGCGGTCGCACCAGGTGCCGCTGTCCGGCGTCCGGGACAACGCCGACCACCTGGCGATCCTGGAAACCTGGCTGCGCTCGTACCGCCCGGAGGAACTGTTCGGCGCCGACGGCGCGCCGACCGCGACGGTGACCGGCGTCAACCCCGACGGCGACCTGCGGATGAGCGCCAGCCCGCACGCCAACGGCGGCCTGCTGACCCGCGACCTGGACATGCCCGACTTCCGCGAGTACGCGGTCGACGTGCCGCAGCCGGCGCGGCTGCGCGCCGAGTCGACCCGCAAGCTCGGCGAGCTGATGCGTGACATCTACACCCGCAACCCGGACCGGTTCCGGCTGTTCTGCCCGGACGAGACGAACAGCAACCGGCTCGGTGCCGTCTTCGAGGTCTCCGACCGCGGCTTCATGGAGGAGGTGTATCCGACAGACACGGCGATCAGCCGTGACGGCCGGGTGATGGAGGTGCTGTCCGAGCACAACTGCCACGGCTGGCTGGAGGGCTACAACCTGACCGGCCGCCACGGCATGTTCGCCACCTACGAGGCGTTCGCCATGGTCAGCGCGTCGCAGACGGTGCAGCACGGCAAGTGGTTGCAGGAGGCGGCGCACCTGCCGTGGCGGGCCAAGGTGCCGAGCCTGAACATCCTGCTGACCTCGACGGCCTGGCGTAACGACCACAACGGCTTCTCCCACCAGGGGCCCGGGCTGATTCAGGTGGTGCTCAACCAGCGGGGCACCGTGTCGCGGGTCTACCTGCCGCCGGACGCCAACTGCCTGCTGTCGGTCGCCGACCACTGCCTGCGGTCCAGGTCGTACGTGAACCTGATCGTCATCGACAAGCAGCCGCAGCTGCAGTGGCTGACCATTGACGAGGCGGTCGAGCACTGCGCCAAGGGTGCGGACATCTGGGAGTGGGCCGGCACCGACGACGGCAGCTCGGAGCCGGACATCGTGCTGGCCTGCGCCGGTGACGTGGTCACCATGGAGACGGTCGCCGCCGCGCAGATCCTGCGGGAGCGGCTGCCCGGCATGAAGGTCCGGGTGGTCAACGTGGTCAACCTGATGCGGCTGCCCCGGCCCAAGGACCACCCGCACGGCATGAGCGAGACGATGTTCACCGAGCTGTTCACCGACTCGGTCGACGTGGTGTTCGCCTTCCACGGCTACCCGGGGGCCATCCACCAGCTGGTGCACGGCCGGCCGGACGCCGACCGGTTCCGGGTGCGGGGCTTCATCGAGGAGGGCACCACCACCACGCCGTTCGACATGACGGTCCGCAACCGGGCGTCGCGCTACCACCTGGTGATGGACGCGATCAACAACGCCCGGCGGCTGCCACGCGGTGCCGCCGACCTGAAAGTCTGGTGCGAGCAGCAACTGGCCCGGCACGAGGCGTACGTGGTGGAGCACCTGGAGGACATGCCCGAGGTGCGGGACTGGTCGCTCGGTGACTGGGCCAACCAGGGCTGA
- a CDS encoding helix-turn-helix domain-containing protein: MYRILEDTGTTPMQLVKKLRLTECRRSLRDPELSSTAINEIVSAHGYSRPDQFARDFRHLFGMSATEARQSIRDRSAGHRNRS; this comes from the coding sequence CTGTACAGGATTCTCGAAGACACCGGGACGACACCGATGCAACTCGTCAAGAAACTGCGGCTGACGGAATGCCGCCGCAGCCTGCGCGACCCGGAACTGTCGTCGACCGCCATCAACGAGATCGTTTCCGCGCACGGCTACTCCCGTCCGGACCAGTTCGCCCGAGACTTCAGGCACCTGTTCGGCATGTCGGCTACCGAGGCACGTCAGTCGATCCGGGACCGGTCGGCCGGACATCGGAATCGGTCATGA
- a CDS encoding flavin reductase family protein: protein MTERSGPTVTAGRFREVMRAYPTGVVGVTAATDRGPRALLVGSFLSISLRPALVGFCVGEQSTTWPDIRQAARFGIGILAADQQDLGRTLAAPGPQRLAGVPWRPSSAGVPVLPGVLAHLECVPVVEHPAGDHTLVVAEIRSAESLRDHQPLIFFHRTFGTVTDARSGDRQVRSG, encoded by the coding sequence ATGACTGAACGATCGGGCCCGACGGTGACGGCGGGCCGGTTCCGCGAGGTGATGCGCGCCTATCCGACCGGCGTCGTCGGGGTGACCGCCGCCACCGACCGAGGCCCCCGCGCCCTGCTGGTCGGCTCCTTCCTCTCCATTTCGCTGCGGCCGGCGCTGGTCGGGTTCTGCGTGGGGGAGCAGTCCACGACCTGGCCGGACATCCGACAGGCGGCCCGGTTCGGGATCGGCATTCTCGCGGCCGACCAGCAGGACCTCGGCAGAACGCTCGCCGCACCCGGCCCGCAACGCCTGGCCGGAGTGCCGTGGCGGCCGTCCAGTGCCGGTGTCCCGGTCCTCCCAGGCGTGCTCGCACATCTGGAATGTGTACCGGTCGTCGAGCACCCGGCCGGCGACCACACGCTCGTTGTCGCGGAAATCCGCTCCGCTGAGAGCCTTCGCGACCACCAACCGCTGATCTTCTTCCATCGCACCTTCGGCACCGTCACCGATGCCCGCAGCGGCGACCGACAGGTACGGTCCGGCTGA
- a CDS encoding transcriptional repressor has translation MKQSPAEPGRSTRQRNEILTLLDATAEFRSAQQLYAELRAQGSTVGLTTVYRTLQVFANAGQVDVMHGAGGEQLYRRCSQTEHHHLVCRLCARTVEVAGPPTQEWIGQVADEHGFTDVNYMLELFGVCINCARRGDD, from the coding sequence GTGAAGCAGTCGCCTGCGGAGCCCGGCCGATCCACCCGGCAGCGCAACGAGATCCTCACCCTGCTGGACGCGACCGCCGAGTTCCGCAGTGCTCAACAGCTGTACGCAGAGCTACGTGCCCAGGGCTCGACCGTTGGCCTGACCACCGTCTACCGGACCCTGCAGGTGTTCGCGAATGCCGGTCAGGTCGACGTGATGCACGGCGCGGGTGGCGAGCAGCTGTACCGCCGGTGCAGCCAGACCGAGCATCATCACCTGGTGTGCCGGCTCTGCGCCCGTACCGTCGAGGTGGCCGGGCCACCCACCCAGGAGTGGATCGGTCAGGTCGCCGATGAACACGGCTTCACCGACGTGAACTACATGCTCGAGCTCTTCGGGGTCTGCATCAACTGCGCCCGGCGCGGCGATGACTGA
- a CDS encoding MFS transporter, whose amino-acid sequence MPPHDSTTAARRTLVTVSVAAAITTMDITIVNVALAAVAADLSATLPQLQWTVNAYPLLFAALLLVGGSVSDRLGRRRIFVAGVMLFTVGSLLCGVAPDPGVLIAGRAVQGIGGALIFAPALPLLAAAYPGERRNAAMGVFSATAAVSAAIAPLVGGALVSSLGWRAIFLVNLLPGAFVLFGALRWLPAAGRQRGRRPDLAGAVLGVLLLGAVNLAVISGADDGWTRPVTLVAAGVALVTLVLFVATERRVADPMLQLALFRIRAFTGVSVLSFLTRAVGFGTMPYLVLWLQGMLGYSPLQAGLQLSALSAAIVAGSLVVARLQHRYGNRTVVVTGFVVICVGYLLVARVGADSTWLVALPGLVLIGAGMGLLFAPLMGISVSVVPPQRAGMASGTANAFFPLGTAVGAAVFGAVLAGRVGSGLSDDAIRTAGAAGPTAQRLRDLTSAGRFTDLPPEVEVLARVAFAEGLATVSWVAAGAAAVGVAVALATVPSRRDKPDVAVARTPARADVRRPDGGD is encoded by the coding sequence TTGCCACCGCATGATTCGACTACGGCCGCCCGCCGCACCCTGGTCACGGTCAGCGTCGCCGCCGCCATCACCACGATGGACATCACCATCGTCAACGTCGCGTTGGCGGCGGTCGCCGCTGATCTGTCGGCTACTCTCCCGCAGCTGCAGTGGACGGTCAACGCGTACCCGCTGCTGTTCGCGGCCTTGCTGCTCGTCGGCGGATCGGTGTCGGACCGGCTCGGTCGGCGGCGGATCTTCGTCGCCGGCGTGATGCTGTTCACCGTCGGTTCGCTGCTGTGCGGCGTTGCGCCTGACCCGGGGGTGTTGATCGCCGGCCGGGCGGTGCAGGGCATCGGTGGCGCGCTGATCTTCGCGCCCGCGTTGCCGTTGCTGGCGGCGGCCTACCCGGGGGAGCGGCGCAACGCCGCGATGGGAGTGTTCAGCGCGACCGCCGCCGTCTCCGCGGCCATCGCGCCGCTGGTCGGCGGTGCGCTGGTGTCGAGTCTCGGTTGGCGGGCCATCTTCCTGGTGAACCTGCTGCCCGGCGCGTTCGTGCTGTTCGGCGCGCTGCGCTGGCTGCCGGCCGCCGGTCGGCAGCGGGGCCGTCGGCCCGACCTCGCTGGGGCGGTCCTCGGGGTGCTGCTGCTCGGGGCGGTCAACCTGGCGGTCATCTCCGGCGCCGACGACGGATGGACGCGTCCGGTCACGCTGGTCGCCGCCGGCGTCGCGCTGGTCACCCTCGTGCTGTTCGTCGCCACCGAGCGGCGGGTCGCTGATCCGATGCTGCAACTGGCGTTGTTTCGGATCAGGGCCTTCACCGGGGTGAGCGTGCTGAGCTTCCTGACCCGGGCGGTCGGGTTCGGCACGATGCCGTACCTGGTGCTGTGGCTGCAGGGCATGCTCGGTTACTCGCCGCTGCAGGCCGGGCTGCAACTGTCCGCGTTGTCGGCGGCGATCGTGGCCGGCAGCCTCGTGGTGGCGCGGCTGCAGCACCGGTACGGCAACCGTACGGTCGTGGTCACCGGTTTCGTCGTCATCTGTGTGGGCTACCTGCTCGTCGCCCGGGTCGGCGCCGACTCGACATGGCTGGTCGCATTGCCGGGCCTGGTACTGATCGGCGCCGGCATGGGACTGCTGTTCGCGCCGCTGATGGGCATCTCGGTGTCGGTGGTACCGCCGCAGCGGGCGGGGATGGCCAGCGGTACGGCGAACGCGTTCTTCCCACTCGGCACGGCGGTCGGTGCCGCCGTCTTCGGCGCGGTGCTCGCCGGCCGGGTCGGCTCGGGGTTGTCTGACGACGCGATACGGACTGCCGGGGCGGCCGGGCCGACGGCCCAGCGGCTGCGGGATCTGACGTCGGCCGGGCGGTTCACCGACCTGCCGCCTGAGGTGGAGGTGCTGGCCCGAGTCGCGTTCGCCGAGGGCCTGGCCACGGTCTCCTGGGTGGCGGCCGGGGCGGCGGCCGTCGGAGTGGCGGTCGCGCTGGCGACGGTTCCGTCCCGACGTGACAAGCCGGACGTCGCCGTCGCGCGGACACCGGCGAGGGCCGACGTACGGCGACCGGACGGCGGCGACTGA